Below is a genomic region from Azoarcus sp. KH32C.
GACACTTCTCGGCCGACCTCGGCCTCTTGCTGATCTGGCTGCCCGGCAGCGATCCGCGCGTGTTCCGGCTCGACCGCAGCGGCAAGACCGTCGAGCTGTCGGGCGAACTGCACGCGAGCGTGCTCGAACTGCTGGTCCGTCTGCCGTCCGACACCGCCAACGTCCATCATCAGGCCCATTTCCTCGGCCGCTACCCGATCCGCTACCACGGCGGCTTTCACGTGGTGGACAAGGCGCCGTCCGGTGCCGCACGCCCCCCTGTCCAAGCGCTGGCCGAATCGCTCGATGCGCGTTCGATGATCTCCGTGCCGATCTGCCGGCGCGGCCCCCATCCCTGCCGGCTCGTGCTCGAATCGGGGCAACGGCATTACCGGCTGCGCGACGCCGAACTGCTGTCGGGCGTGATGGAGCAGCTCGGGCCGATCATCGAGAACGCCGGCCTGCTGGAGCGACTGGCCGACGAAGCCATGGCGACCGAACGCGCACGCATCGGCCGCGATCTGCACGACACCGCGATCCAGCCCTACCTGGGCCTTAAGTACGGAATCGAGGCACTGGTCCGCAAGGCCGCTCCGGACAACCCGCTGCGGAGCGACGTCGTCGCGCTGCAGGAAGTGGCACTCGAGGAACTGCATCATTTGCGCGAGCTCGTCACCGGCATGCGCAGCGGCGCCAAAGGCGTCGACGACGCCCTCGCCCCCGCTCTGCGCCGTCAGGCAAAGCGCTTTTCCGAACTCTTCGGCATCGAGGTCGGTGTGCGCTGCGAAGGCGAACCCGCAGTCAGCCGGAAACTCGCCGCGTCGATCTTCCCGATGGTCAGCGAGGCCCTGACGAACATCCGCCGCCACACGCGGGCCACCCGGGCCGAGATCGTGGTCGGCGAAGACGCGCATCGCTACGTGATCCACATCACGAACATGCATGACCCGCTGTCGCCGCCGCCGTGCTTTATTCCACGCTCGGTCGTGGAACGCGCCGAATCTGTAAGTGGATGTGTAGCAGTCGACGTACAGCCGTCCGGCGTCACTGATCTAATGATTTCCATCCCGAAGATGTCTTGAGGAGCGAACGACCATGGTAGAGACCACTGAACGGCCGATCCGCGTATTCCTCGTCGACGACCATCGCGCCACGCTGTGGGGCCTGGAACGCCTGATCGGCGCGACCGAAAGAATGAACCTCATCGGCAGCGCGACCAGCGTGAGCGAACTGCTCGCGTCGCCCGCCAGCCGTGAAGCCGACGTGATCGTGCTGGACCTCGACCTCGGCGGATGCGACTCCACGGAATCCTTTGCCCAACTGATGAACGATCGCAATGCCAAGGTACTGGTCCTGACCGGCGCCCGCGACCTCGACGCCCATCGGCGCGCCGTGATCGCAGGCGCCCGCGGCGTCGTGCGCAAGGAAGAGCCTGTCGATGTGCTGCTGCGTGCGATCGAGCGCGTCCACGCGGGCGACGTCTGGGTCAACCGGACCCTGATCGGCGACATCATGAACATGCTGACCGGCAGCAAGCCGAAAGCCGCTCCGGATGACGCACACATCGCGAGTCTCACGCCCAAGGAACACGAAGTCATCGCCGCGGTGGTCCGCCACAAGGGCGCCAAGAGCCTCGTCGTCGCGGACGATCTGGGCATCAGCGAACATACGCTGCGCAACCACCTGACGGCCATCTACCACAAGCTCGAGGTCCACGGCCGGCTCGAGCTCTACGTCTACGCGAAGGAACACGGGATCGGGGTGACTGCCGCGTAGGCGGTTTCGCACAAGACCGCGTAGTTCAATTCTCCCTCCCGACAAAGGCGTCTTCGCCCGCGCGCGGGGCGGCAGGCGACTTCTAATGTGATAGGACAAGCGCGTTCCGCACCGCGCGTCACAGGGGAGATAAAGCCATGCGTCATGCCGTCTTTCTGGCGCCGATCGTCGGCGCCTGTCTCATGTCTGGAGCATCGCTCGCCCAGGCCGGCGGACTTCCCCAGGGCGTCGCCGCGCCGCCGCGCTTTGCCCCGGATCAAGTGCTGGTCGCCTTCCGCCCGGGTACGCCCGGTGCCGAGATCGCGCAGACGCACGCAGCGGTCGGCGCACAGATCCTGAAACGCTTCGACCGCATCGGCGCGCAGCTGCTGACCGTTCCATCGGGCAGCGTGGAGGCCGCGATCGCGCTCTACCAGCACAATCCGAACGTCCGCTATGCGGAACCGAACTTCTACCGCACCCTCATCCTGCCGACCGAAGGCAAGGATCCCCCGCCCCCCGTGGGACTGGGCATCGACTACTTCGGCCAGCAATGGGGCCTCAACAACACGGCCCAGCCGCTGTACGACCCGGACACGGGCGGCACCGTAGCGGGAACCTTGAACGCCGACATCGACGCGCCGCAGGCCTGGGACATCTCGCAAGGCAGCGACACGATCCATATCGCGATCCTCGATGCCGGCGTGGAATGCACCCACGTCGACCTCGTCGGCAAATGCGTCGAAATGCAGAACTTCACGATCAGCAGCACGACGACCGATCTCGTCGGCCACGGCACCCACGTCGCCGCCATCGCCGCCGCGAACAGCAACAACGGCAAGGGCACGGCGGGCGTCAGCTGGAACTCGAAGATCGGCGCGCTGAAGGTCTGCCACGAATATCCGTCGGAGTCCTTCCCGCTACTCGGCATGTGCGAGGTGGCCGACTCGGTCGCCGGCATCCTCTATGCCGCCGACCATGGCTACCGCGTCATCAACATGAGCTACGGCAGCGATCCCGATCCCTACTCGCCGTCCCAGGCCGAAGCGGATGCCGTGAAATACGCCTGGAGCAAGGGCC
It encodes:
- a CDS encoding sensor histidine kinase; the protein is MDRVSTAAESMPAPGHTFAHASNSPELRRVLANIRVLVAIVAATEALSLSPETRSHIMLVVLAYAGWAGWLCWAELNGRHAFRSSLTSWVDATWILFFGWIASTQSSLFTLLLLFPVLFASLSFGFVSGLLVSFYSTIAAGAMQIIHGHQEGISATETLLQPLSILVLGPLVAGLAQAGVQMNEQMRIADRLQGQLDPRLGVKRVGETMLSSLARHFSADLGLLLIWLPGSDPRVFRLDRSGKTVELSGELHASVLELLVRLPSDTANVHHQAHFLGRYPIRYHGGFHVVDKAPSGAARPPVQALAESLDARSMISVPICRRGPHPCRLVLESGQRHYRLRDAELLSGVMEQLGPIIENAGLLERLADEAMATERARIGRDLHDTAIQPYLGLKYGIEALVRKAAPDNPLRSDVVALQEVALEELHHLRELVTGMRSGAKGVDDALAPALRRQAKRFSELFGIEVGVRCEGEPAVSRKLAASIFPMVSEALTNIRRHTRATRAEIVVGEDAHRYVIHITNMHDPLSPPPCFIPRSVVERAESVSGCVAVDVQPSGVTDLMISIPKMS
- a CDS encoding response regulator transcription factor, with translation MVETTERPIRVFLVDDHRATLWGLERLIGATERMNLIGSATSVSELLASPASREADVIVLDLDLGGCDSTESFAQLMNDRNAKVLVLTGARDLDAHRRAVIAGARGVVRKEEPVDVLLRAIERVHAGDVWVNRTLIGDIMNMLTGSKPKAAPDDAHIASLTPKEHEVIAAVVRHKGAKSLVVADDLGISEHTLRNHLTAIYHKLEVHGRLELYVYAKEHGIGVTAA
- a CDS encoding S8 family serine peptidase — encoded protein: MRHAVFLAPIVGACLMSGASLAQAGGLPQGVAAPPRFAPDQVLVAFRPGTPGAEIAQTHAAVGAQILKRFDRIGAQLLTVPSGSVEAAIALYQHNPNVRYAEPNFYRTLILPTEGKDPPPPVGLGIDYFGQQWGLNNTAQPLYDPDTGGTVAGTLNADIDAPQAWDISQGSDTIHIAILDAGVECTHVDLVGKCVEMQNFTISSTTTDLVGHGTHVAAIAAANSNNGKGTAGVSWNSKIGALKVCHEYPSESFPLLGMCEVADSVAGILYAADHGYRVINMSYGSDPDPYSPSQAEADAVKYAWSKGLVLVAAAGNDYAPTRIYPAAFPEVISVAATDRHDNLAYFSSFGSTWVSVAAPGHNILSAYPNAACGLAPDDPEGCYQWLSGTSMASPHVAGLAALVLARYPGITNTQARSYIETSANAQGALGQNFRAWVKYGRVNAARALTADNPPPPPATITLTASGYKVKGLQKADLKWSGATSTYVDIRRNSVVISSPGEPNDGAYTDAINKNGSGSYTYKVCEAGTSNCSNDAVVVF